A genomic window from Actinomycetaceae bacterium MB13-C1-2 includes:
- the pyrE gene encoding orotate phosphoribosyltransferase, producing MSSSRREIAKQVASDLLEIKAVFLRPEEPFTWVSGIKSPIYCDNRLILSRPGVRKRVERAMADVVLEAFPGTEVLMGTATAGIAHAALSAELLGLPMGYVRGGAKGHGRGNQIEGGYTAGQKTVVIEDLISTGGSSVEAANVLLDAGLDVQGVLAIFTYNMGRASETFKGAGLTCAALTNLDTLVQVAEQRGFLTAEQAPEVLRFRDDPSAWWKESA from the coding sequence ATGAGTAGTTCCAGGAGGGAAATCGCTAAGCAGGTTGCTAGTGATCTCCTCGAAATCAAAGCGGTTTTTTTGCGTCCCGAGGAACCTTTCACGTGGGTCAGTGGAATCAAGAGCCCGATCTACTGCGACAACCGGCTTATCCTCTCAAGGCCGGGGGTCCGAAAGCGGGTCGAGCGTGCAATGGCAGACGTTGTTCTCGAAGCCTTTCCAGGAACGGAAGTCCTCATGGGAACCGCAACCGCCGGAATTGCCCACGCGGCGCTCAGTGCGGAACTGTTGGGCTTACCGATGGGATATGTTCGCGGCGGCGCCAAGGGACACGGACGCGGCAACCAGATTGAGGGCGGTTACACTGCCGGTCAGAAGACAGTGGTGATCGAGGATCTGATCTCAACGGGAGGTTCCTCGGTAGAAGCCGCGAATGTCTTACTCGATGCTGGCCTTGACGTTCAGGGAGTTCTGGCAATATTCACCTACAACATGGGTCGGGCGAGTGAAACCTTCAAGGGCGCGGGCTTAACCTGCGCCGCGCTTACTAACCTCGACACTCTGGTTCAGGTAGCCGAGCAGCGGGGGTTCCTGACTGCCGAACAAGCCCCGGAAGTCCTCCGCTTCCGAGACGACCCATCAGCCTGGTGGAAGGAGTCCGCATAG
- a CDS encoding dihydroorotate dehydrogenase electron transfer subunit, which translates to MSSVQLLRVSENRQIARDTYFLELAGDTSDLRRPGQFVNVAVPGFYLRRPLSVCSWKPGQLTLMYKVLGGGTDALTRISIGTELSVLSGLGNGFSLPSGVRRPLIVGGGIGVAPMLALSEFLIEEGTAPRVILGFGSANEVALVEEIEALGISVTVATVDGSKGVQGLVTDAMAQLRGDLASSLSDPEEAVTHELITDQQDFSGELSLGGYDGEASTDSASQDNSTPWDFVYACGPTPMLRAVFACAQVPGQYSMEERMGCGFGACMGCTLPTAGGLKRICKEGPVFGSEVLVW; encoded by the coding sequence ATGAGCTCCGTGCAACTCCTTCGGGTATCAGAGAATCGGCAGATTGCCAGAGATACCTATTTCTTGGAGTTGGCCGGCGATACGTCAGATTTACGCAGACCGGGGCAGTTCGTGAATGTTGCGGTTCCAGGGTTCTACCTGCGTAGGCCGCTGTCAGTTTGCAGTTGGAAGCCGGGGCAGTTGACCCTCATGTACAAAGTCTTGGGTGGGGGCACTGACGCTCTGACTCGGATATCGATTGGAACTGAACTTAGTGTCCTCTCGGGGCTTGGGAACGGGTTCTCGCTTCCCTCAGGAGTTCGGCGCCCGCTGATCGTTGGAGGGGGAATCGGGGTAGCTCCAATGCTCGCTCTATCCGAGTTCTTGATCGAGGAGGGGACCGCTCCCAGGGTAATTCTCGGGTTTGGATCAGCTAACGAGGTTGCTCTCGTCGAAGAGATAGAAGCACTCGGCATTTCCGTCACAGTTGCCACCGTAGATGGAAGCAAGGGAGTTCAGGGCCTCGTTACCGACGCTATGGCGCAGTTGCGCGGTGATTTGGCGTCGTCGCTCAGTGATCCTGAGGAGGCCGTAACTCACGAACTCATTACCGACCAGCAGGATTTTTCGGGCGAACTGTCATTGGGCGGCTATGACGGCGAGGCTTCGACTGATTCTGCCAGTCAAGACAACTCAACCCCGTGGGACTTCGTCTATGCCTGTGGTCCAACTCCGATGCTCCGAGCGGTGTTTGCTTGTGCGCAGGTCCCGGGTCAGTACTCAATGGAAGAGCGCATGGGGTGTGGTTTCGGTGCCTGCATGGGTTGCACACTGCCGACGGCCGGGGGCCTCAAACGCATCTGTAAAGAGGGGCCGGTCTTCGGAAGCGAGGTGCTGGTGTGGTGA
- the pyrF gene encoding orotidine-5'-phosphate decarboxylase, which produces MSSNNLSVGSRQSDVIVAADFPSVRALDTFLGKLEGERPYLKVGMELFYGAGPDLVRGLKDRGYSVFLDLKLHDIPNTVGSTMRVLRDLGADMVNLHASGGAVMMEAAREGLTRSDGTRPLLIAVTQLTSTSARMMNEELGIPGAVEDSVVGYASLAKNVGLDGVVCSPRETALVKEECGPGFLTVTPGIRFADAAADDQVRVMTPADARVAGSDFIVVGRPITAAPDPLAAYQRCVHDFVGGANE; this is translated from the coding sequence GTGAGTAGCAATAACCTGAGTGTCGGAAGTAGGCAGAGTGACGTGATTGTCGCCGCTGACTTTCCAAGTGTGCGTGCTCTGGATACGTTCCTTGGGAAGCTGGAGGGCGAGCGCCCCTACCTTAAAGTCGGCATGGAACTGTTCTATGGGGCTGGTCCGGACTTGGTTCGTGGGCTGAAGGACCGGGGATATTCGGTGTTCCTCGACCTCAAGCTGCACGATATTCCGAACACGGTCGGTAGCACGATGCGGGTTCTGCGTGACCTGGGCGCTGACATGGTCAATCTGCACGCTAGTGGCGGCGCAGTGATGATGGAGGCTGCCCGCGAAGGGCTGACACGTTCCGATGGAACCCGACCGCTCTTGATCGCTGTCACACAACTGACCTCAACCAGTGCGCGGATGATGAATGAGGAACTTGGAATCCCCGGCGCAGTCGAAGACTCGGTCGTTGGGTACGCGTCCCTCGCTAAGAATGTTGGACTGGACGGCGTGGTTTGCTCACCTCGCGAAACAGCGTTGGTGAAAGAGGAGTGCGGCCCGGGGTTCCTGACGGTGACCCCGGGGATTCGATTCGCTGATGCGGCTGCTGATGACCAGGTGCGGGTGATGACCCCTGCAGACGCGCGGGTTGCCGGATCGGACTTTATCGTGGTGGGTCGCCCAATCACGGCGGCGCCTGATCCGCTCGCGGCATACCAGCGATGTGTCCATGACTTCGTAGGAGGAGCAAATGAGTAG
- the pyrB gene encoding aspartate carbamoyltransferase, with product MRHLIDIRDFSKEEIDELLGVAERIIADPIAFQDRCAHKRLATLFFEPSTRTRLSFEAAMQALGGSVLGFSSADSSSAAKGESVTDTVRTVACYADIIAMRHPKEGAPFLASRRSTVPVINAGDGGHNHPTQTLTDLLTIHREKGRLDNLKIGMAGDLKFGRTVHSLITAMLQYEGISFVLMSPPELRIPSYLREMLDREGVPYLETDEMEAHLGDLDILYMTRVQKERFFNEEDYVRLKDRFILDTEKMQYAAAEMKILHPLPRVNEISVKVDDDPRAVYFDQVKNGMIVRMALILKLLDEAGKESTK from the coding sequence ATGCGCCACCTAATCGATATCCGTGATTTCTCCAAAGAGGAGATTGATGAACTGCTGGGTGTTGCCGAACGCATCATTGCTGACCCGATAGCGTTTCAAGACCGATGTGCTCACAAGCGTCTGGCGACACTGTTCTTTGAGCCCTCGACCCGTACCCGGCTCAGTTTCGAGGCGGCGATGCAGGCTCTGGGCGGTAGCGTCTTGGGTTTCTCTAGTGCCGACTCCAGTTCGGCTGCGAAGGGTGAGTCTGTGACGGATACGGTCCGAACCGTCGCATGCTACGCCGACATCATCGCCATGCGGCATCCGAAAGAGGGCGCCCCATTCCTCGCCTCTCGCAGGTCAACCGTTCCGGTGATTAATGCGGGCGATGGTGGACACAACCATCCGACACAGACTCTCACGGACCTTCTCACGATTCACCGTGAGAAGGGACGGCTCGACAACCTAAAGATAGGGATGGCAGGCGATCTCAAGTTCGGGCGAACAGTACATTCACTGATAACCGCAATGCTGCAGTACGAGGGAATCTCGTTCGTACTCATGTCGCCCCCAGAACTGCGCATTCCCTCATACCTGCGCGAAATGCTTGATCGCGAGGGTGTTCCGTATCTGGAGACGGACGAAATGGAGGCTCATCTCGGGGACCTAGACATCCTTTACATGACCAGGGTGCAAAAGGAGCGGTTTTTCAACGAGGAGGATTACGTGCGACTGAAAGACCGATTCATCCTGGATACGGAAAAGATGCAGTACGCGGCGGCAGAGATGAAGATTCTCCATCCTCTTCCCAGAGTCAACGAAATCTCGGTAAAAGTAGATGACGACCCGAGAGCGGTCTATTTTGACCAGGTCAAGAATGGGATGATCGTGCGGATGGCGCTGATTCTGAAACTGCTGGACGAAGCCGGAAAGGAGTCGACGAAATGA
- a CDS encoding dihydroorotate dehydrogenase, translating to MNSASSGNQSSEFGVGPSVALGAAIAANLRADRALMSDTKLFAGQGSESDSTRSGCGKQDPVPELSVDLAGVRLQNPLIPASGCFGFGEEFLDFFDPNILGAAALKGTTREPREGNPTPRIAETPSGMINSIGLQNPGIDVVVAERLPALAKFYHQPVIMNVSGFSIDEYVECCEKADGLSEFIELNISCPNVHGGGMSFGASCAAASEVTREVRQVVKESKLFVKLSPNVTDVVEIAQGCVDAGADGLTLINTLLGMRIDVKRRCPVIAQSIGGFSGPAILPVALRMVYQVAQTLAVPIMGSGGIATAHDVVEMMMAGASAVQIGAESLRNPLVIPQILEQLPEVMAELGITNLQEIIGVAKQ from the coding sequence GTGAACTCAGCGAGTTCAGGTAACCAAAGCTCTGAGTTCGGTGTCGGCCCGTCGGTCGCTCTCGGAGCCGCGATTGCTGCGAACCTGCGAGCGGATCGAGCGTTGATGAGTGATACGAAACTCTTTGCGGGTCAGGGTTCCGAATCAGACTCGACCCGCTCGGGTTGTGGGAAGCAGGACCCCGTCCCCGAGCTCTCGGTCGATCTTGCGGGCGTGCGGCTTCAAAACCCACTAATTCCGGCCTCCGGGTGCTTTGGTTTTGGCGAGGAATTTCTTGACTTCTTTGACCCCAACATCCTGGGTGCCGCGGCACTCAAGGGGACGACGCGTGAACCCAGGGAAGGCAACCCAACTCCTCGTATCGCCGAGACTCCTTCAGGAATGATCAACTCGATTGGACTGCAAAACCCGGGCATCGACGTTGTCGTGGCTGAACGGCTCCCGGCACTTGCGAAGTTTTACCACCAGCCTGTAATCATGAACGTCTCTGGCTTCTCAATCGACGAATACGTTGAGTGCTGCGAAAAAGCAGACGGGCTCAGCGAGTTCATTGAACTGAATATCTCATGCCCGAACGTGCATGGGGGAGGAATGAGTTTTGGTGCCTCGTGCGCCGCGGCGTCGGAGGTCACTAGAGAAGTTCGACAGGTTGTAAAAGAGTCAAAGCTCTTCGTCAAGCTCAGTCCCAACGTCACCGATGTCGTCGAGATCGCTCAGGGGTGTGTTGATGCGGGTGCGGACGGCCTCACTCTCATCAATACTCTGCTGGGAATGCGAATAGACGTGAAACGACGTTGCCCAGTGATCGCGCAGTCCATCGGAGGCTTTTCGGGTCCGGCAATCCTCCCGGTTGCGTTACGTATGGTCTACCAGGTGGCGCAAACCCTGGCCGTCCCGATCATGGGGAGTGGCGGGATTGCCACGGCCCACGACGTAGTAGAGATGATGATGGCCGGCGCCAGCGCAGTCCAGATCGGGGCAGAGAGCCTGCGGAACCCGCTGGTAATTCCACAGATTCTTGAGCAACTTCCCGAGGTAATGGCCGAACTGGGCATTACTAACCTTCAAGAGATCATTGGAGTCGCAAAACAGTGA